The Halalkalibacter krulwichiae genome has a segment encoding these proteins:
- a CDS encoding 2,4'-dihydroxyacetophenone dioxygenase family protein yields MSTLDLNQFTEKFNLPDQAIDINEIPWVPTHGEEDGVWFKPIRFDLTTGNWIHISKFAANCGNATHRHTGGTVLAYTLQGSWRYLEREWVAKPGTFVYEPPGDIHTLVVDGEEDMITLFYLGGVIEYFDEQGNVFKQDDIFYRMKKYYDYCEANNIPVKDLTF; encoded by the coding sequence ATGTCAACACTTGATCTAAACCAATTTACGGAAAAATTTAATCTGCCAGACCAAGCAATTGATATCAATGAGATTCCTTGGGTACCGACACATGGTGAAGAAGATGGTGTCTGGTTTAAACCAATTCGTTTTGATTTAACAACTGGTAATTGGATTCACATTTCGAAATTTGCTGCAAATTGTGGTAATGCTACACATCGACATACGGGAGGGACCGTCTTAGCCTACACTCTTCAAGGGTCATGGAGATACTTAGAAAGGGAATGGGTAGCAAAACCAGGCACATTTGTTTACGAGCCACCTGGAGATATCCATACACTAGTTGTCGACGGAGAAGAGGATATGATTACTTTATTTTATTTAGGTGGAGTGATTGAGTATTTCGATGAGCAAGGAAATGTTTTTAAGCAAGATGATATCTTCTATAGAATGAAAAAATATTATGATTATTGTGAAGCGAACAATATCCCGGTAAAAGATTTGACCTTTTAA
- the alsR gene encoding acetoin biosynthesis transcriptional regulator AlsR — translation MELRHLKYFVTVAEELHFGRAAIRLNMAQPPLSLQIRQLEEEIGVQLFHRTKRKVELTKEGQYFLEKTYRLLADLDENIETIQKMKRGEVGEIVIGFIATAAYDLVPTIIKLYLNEYPGIKVTLKQITSAEQIIALQNGSIDVGVLSEPAESDQISFQIIREEEMVIALPKEHPLVRQTDAIQLSDLASEPFIITSRQANQGHFDSVINCCFQAGFSPNIIQETAEMSTVISLVAAGIGIALVPSSMKMLLQNEVVYRNVENNKFQSVTALAWKQDSPSEIVHTFIELVKERVVPIYE, via the coding sequence TTGGAACTTCGTCATCTTAAATACTTTGTTACAGTTGCTGAAGAATTGCATTTTGGGAGGGCAGCTATTCGATTAAACATGGCTCAACCTCCATTAAGCCTACAAATACGGCAATTAGAAGAGGAGATAGGGGTACAGCTTTTTCATCGCACAAAAAGAAAAGTTGAATTAACGAAAGAAGGGCAATATTTCCTAGAGAAAACATATCGCTTATTAGCAGATTTAGATGAAAACATAGAAACCATCCAGAAGATGAAACGAGGAGAAGTTGGGGAGATCGTTATTGGATTTATCGCAACAGCTGCCTATGACCTAGTGCCCACCATTATAAAACTATATCTTAATGAATACCCAGGTATTAAAGTAACACTGAAACAAATTACTTCTGCCGAACAAATTATTGCGTTACAAAACGGAAGCATCGATGTTGGGGTATTAAGTGAACCAGCTGAAAGTGATCAAATTAGTTTCCAAATTATACGTGAAGAAGAAATGGTCATTGCTCTTCCAAAAGAACATCCATTAGTAAGACAAACAGATGCCATTCAATTAAGTGACCTTGCATCAGAACCATTTATTATAACTAGTCGACAAGCTAACCAAGGTCATTTCGATTCAGTCATTAATTGCTGTTTCCAAGCTGGATTTAGTCCAAATATTATTCAAGAAACAGCAGAAATGTCAACCGTTATATCCTTAGTAGCTGCTGGGATTGGAATTGCACTTGTTCCATCCTCGATGAAAATGCTATTACAAAATGAAGTCGTGTATCGTAATGTGGAGAACAATAAGTTTCAGAGTGTAACCGCCCTAGCATGGAAACAGGATTCACCTTCAGAAATCGTCCACACCTTTATTGAGCTTGTAAAGGAACGCGTAGTTCCGATCTATGAGTAA
- a CDS encoding M14 family zinc carboxypeptidase: MKKVIATVLAIMLTISLVPLHAAAVGKGASYNGNETIKNERLTSYEDLVKQLERADNRSDNVNVEVIGQSVKGRNLHLVKFGNNPENPTILFLTQQHGNEALITEAALHVIKNLSGNSRQVQELADEVNVFFVPRLNPDGAEGDVNFDTSDHVLGGLATVNNANNVNLNRDHIDRLEPETAALHNNVLQRYNIDYLVDFHHQSAQYAVDDRYVSGAMLYPTNSEVDEDVIEMSKQLGAVMYDAVDARGFGNIAKYVGGDALTISRNGLAYEYGRESTRIKIRKI, from the coding sequence TTGAAAAAGGTTATCGCAACAGTCTTAGCAATTATGCTCACAATTTCGTTAGTACCATTACACGCAGCTGCCGTTGGGAAAGGCGCCAGTTATAACGGCAATGAGACCATTAAAAATGAGAGACTCACTAGCTATGAAGATTTGGTCAAACAATTGGAGCGAGCTGATAATCGTTCCGACAACGTAAATGTAGAAGTCATCGGGCAATCCGTAAAAGGACGAAATTTGCATTTAGTGAAGTTTGGAAACAACCCGGAGAATCCTACTATTCTATTTCTTACTCAACAGCATGGGAATGAAGCACTTATCACAGAAGCTGCCTTACATGTTATTAAAAATTTATCCGGAAACAGCAGGCAAGTTCAAGAACTTGCAGACGAGGTAAATGTATTTTTCGTACCTCGATTGAATCCAGATGGAGCTGAAGGAGACGTGAACTTTGATACATCTGACCATGTACTAGGAGGTCTAGCGACAGTCAATAACGCGAATAACGTCAACTTAAACCGTGATCATATAGATCGCCTTGAGCCAGAAACAGCGGCACTCCATAATAACGTTCTTCAACGTTACAATATTGATTATCTAGTCGATTTCCATCACCAAAGCGCTCAATACGCTGTGGATGATCGATATGTATCTGGCGCGATGCTTTACCCTACCAATTCTGAAGTGGACGAGGATGTAATAGAAATGTCAAAACAGCTTGGAGCTGTTATGTATGATGCGGTGGACGCTCGTGGTTTCGGAAACATTGCGAAGTATGTAGGTGGAGATGCATTAACGATTTCTCGGAACGGACTTGCTTACGAGTACGGCCG